A window of the Nibribacter ruber genome harbors these coding sequences:
- a CDS encoding helix-turn-helix domain-containing protein, with translation MGLNHFLPVPFLKVAPKDSQVFTAWDALPEYHQFLHAFYATQDNTQSAKLLEDFLLSVYRPFPEYEVLQEALTLLTQFDEELPVEEIAQRLKLNPRTFHRLFKKHMGISPVGYRKVARFRHSLNNKLVDAQFKKLTELGYASNFYDQAYFNKVYKQFTGSNPSTFFNSIDTMAEDKLIFQFLKEKDNTV, from the coding sequence TTGGGGCTCAACCATTTTCTGCCGGTGCCTTTTCTGAAGGTAGCGCCCAAAGATTCACAAGTGTTCACGGCTTGGGATGCTTTACCTGAATATCATCAGTTTTTACATGCCTTCTACGCCACCCAAGACAATACCCAGAGCGCAAAGCTCCTTGAGGACTTTCTACTGAGCGTGTACCGGCCGTTCCCGGAATATGAGGTCTTGCAGGAAGCACTCACTTTGCTCACGCAGTTTGACGAGGAACTGCCCGTGGAGGAAATAGCCCAGCGACTAAAACTAAACCCTAGAACCTTTCACAGGCTGTTCAAGAAGCACATGGGCATCTCACCGGTGGGTTACCGGAAGGTGGCACGGTTCAGGCATTCGCTCAACAACAAGCTGGTAGACGCGCAGTTCAAGAAACTCACCGAACTGGGTTACGCCAGCAACTTCTATGACCAGGCTTACTTTAACAAGGTCTACAAGCAGTTCACCGGCTCCAACCCCAGCACCTTTTTCAACTCCATTGACACCATGGCCGAGGATAAGCTCATTTTCCAGTTCCTGAAGGAAAAAGATAACACTGTCTGA
- a CDS encoding penicillin acylase family protein: MKWLKAALATFLAVLVVYGLNRNYGTEVPALGPFLSPYEGFWLNSERNGDFTSEELTIEGLRQPVQIRFDSLRVPHIFAQNDHDLYLAQGYVTAKDRLWQMEFMTHAAAGRLSEIIGDQTLALDQYQRRMGMMKSAKESLQKFSSDPASKALLDAYAAGVNAYIKQLSPREYPLEYKLLKYAPEAWTPLKTALLLKRLAYDMTGFSDDLRMTNNLRKYGNSVMQDLFPDYPFREEPIIPVGTPQSFKPLPIPATPAEFVAGLASHTLERQKPENLGSNNWAVTGTRTANGYPLLASDPHLNLTLPSIWHAVQLHAPGVNVYGVIIPGAPGVGIGFNEHIAWGMTNVGSDVLDWYEVKFKDASRREYWHDNQWKPIKRVLEEIKIKGKASKIDTVLYTHHGPVAYLPNEEPYRKATTPIGHALRWTAHDTQNELMALHSVNRATNYHAFKKALTTWAAPAFNFVYADSQNIAIISNGLFPNKWKGQGQYLLDGSNPTHDWQGWIPMDHVPQVMNPARGFVSSANQSPVSPKDYPYYLGSSFAGYERGARINQRLSAMTKAVPDSFKLLQMDNFNVHAQNVLPTLLAQLDTKAFTSAQRQAYQALSTWKYQYVAEAVAPSVFEEWWQALSRNTWRDEFPVENFKVPARDRTVQMLLQEPNAQWFDNIETPQKETMQDVIQVSFTQAVDSLTKDYGTVNDQWQWGHHKNSSIGHMARLPGFGTKLFAGGSANSINALNGSHGPSWRMVVEMGPEVKAYGVYPGGQSGNPGSKFYDNLVEDWRLGKLHELLFLTFAEDRKEQTNVVWVMKGKK, from the coding sequence ATGAAATGGTTGAAAGCGGCTCTGGCCACCTTCCTTGCAGTATTGGTTGTCTACGGACTGAACAGAAACTATGGAACTGAGGTACCCGCATTGGGGCCGTTTCTGAGCCCCTATGAAGGTTTTTGGCTGAACAGTGAACGGAATGGAGATTTCACCTCTGAAGAACTGACCATTGAAGGACTGCGCCAGCCGGTCCAGATTCGGTTTGACTCCTTGCGGGTGCCGCACATCTTCGCGCAGAACGACCATGACCTGTACCTGGCCCAAGGGTACGTCACGGCTAAAGACCGGCTCTGGCAGATGGAGTTCATGACGCACGCCGCGGCGGGTAGGCTTTCTGAGATTATTGGTGACCAGACCTTGGCCCTGGACCAGTACCAACGCCGCATGGGCATGATGAAATCTGCCAAGGAGTCGCTGCAGAAATTCTCTTCTGACCCTGCCTCCAAAGCCTTATTAGACGCTTACGCCGCGGGGGTCAACGCCTACATTAAACAACTTTCGCCGCGGGAGTATCCATTGGAATACAAGCTTCTGAAATACGCGCCAGAGGCCTGGACACCTTTGAAAACGGCGCTATTGCTGAAGAGGCTGGCCTATGACATGACCGGTTTCTCTGATGATTTGCGCATGACCAACAACCTGCGCAAATATGGAAACTCGGTCATGCAAGACCTTTTCCCAGACTATCCTTTCAGGGAAGAACCCATTATTCCGGTAGGCACGCCGCAGAGTTTTAAACCGCTTCCCATTCCCGCTACTCCGGCAGAATTTGTGGCCGGTTTGGCCTCTCATACATTAGAACGGCAGAAGCCCGAAAACCTGGGCAGTAACAACTGGGCCGTGACGGGTACTCGTACGGCCAACGGCTATCCTTTGCTAGCCTCAGACCCGCATCTGAACTTAACCTTGCCGTCTATCTGGCACGCGGTGCAGTTGCATGCGCCGGGCGTGAATGTGTATGGCGTGATTATTCCGGGAGCGCCGGGCGTGGGCATTGGCTTTAATGAGCACATTGCCTGGGGCATGACCAACGTGGGCTCAGATGTGCTGGACTGGTACGAAGTCAAATTCAAAGACGCCAGCCGCCGGGAGTACTGGCACGACAACCAATGGAAGCCCATCAAACGCGTGTTAGAGGAAATCAAAATCAAAGGCAAGGCTTCTAAAATAGACACGGTTCTGTACACGCACCACGGCCCAGTGGCCTATCTGCCTAATGAAGAACCTTACCGAAAAGCTACCACGCCCATCGGTCACGCCTTGCGATGGACGGCCCATGACACCCAGAACGAACTCATGGCTTTGCACAGCGTGAACCGCGCTACCAATTACCACGCTTTCAAAAAAGCCCTGACCACCTGGGCGGCCCCGGCCTTCAACTTTGTCTACGCCGACAGCCAGAACATTGCCATTATCTCCAACGGACTCTTCCCCAACAAATGGAAAGGCCAAGGCCAGTACCTGCTGGACGGCTCTAACCCCACCCACGACTGGCAGGGCTGGATTCCCATGGACCACGTACCGCAGGTAATGAATCCGGCTAGAGGCTTTGTGAGTTCTGCCAACCAATCACCGGTGTCGCCCAAGGATTATCCATATTATTTAGGTTCTTCTTTTGCAGGGTATGAGCGCGGTGCCCGCATCAACCAACGCCTGTCCGCTATGACCAAGGCCGTACCCGACAGTTTTAAGCTGTTGCAGATGGATAACTTCAATGTGCATGCGCAGAATGTCCTGCCCACCTTGCTGGCGCAACTAGACACCAAAGCCTTTACATCTGCCCAGCGTCAAGCCTATCAAGCGCTCAGCACCTGGAAGTACCAGTATGTGGCAGAAGCGGTCGCGCCGTCGGTGTTTGAGGAATGGTGGCAGGCGCTTAGCCGCAACACTTGGCGAGACGAATTCCCCGTGGAGAACTTCAAAGTCCCGGCCCGTGACAGGACCGTACAGATGCTGTTACAGGAACCCAACGCCCAATGGTTTGACAACATAGAAACTCCGCAGAAGGAAACCATGCAAGACGTGATTCAGGTGTCCTTTACACAAGCAGTGGACAGCCTGACCAAAGACTACGGCACGGTGAATGACCAATGGCAGTGGGGACATCACAAGAACTCCAGCATCGGGCACATGGCGCGGTTGCCCGGTTTTGGCACCAAGCTGTTTGCTGGCGGGAGCGCCAATTCCATCAACGCCCTCAACGGCAGTCACGGTCCCTCCTGGCGCATGGTGGTAGAAATGGGCCCAGAAGTAAAAGCATACGGCGTGTACCCCGGCGGCCAAAGCGGCAATCCCGGAAGCAAGTTCTATGACAACCTGGTAGAAGACTGGCGTCTGGGCAAATTGCATGAACTGTTATTCTTGACGTTTGCTGAGGATAGAAAAGAACAGACCAACGTGGTTTGGGTGATGAAGGGCAAGAAGTAA
- a CDS encoding ABC transporter ATP-binding protein: MIQLSNIEKVYRTKTIETVALNCVNMHVERGEFVSIMGPSGCGKSTLLNIMGLLDEPSAGQVSIDGLPVKTHSDKQLAKLRNEKIGFVFQSYHLIHDLSVVDNVELPLLYRNISGSERRKRALEALEKVGLSTRTRHFPSQLSGGQRQRVAIARALAGNPEIILADEPTGNLDSVMGEEIMDILLRLNKEEGTTIVMVTHDEHMAHKTSRLIRFFDGQQVADSLVLEAQI; this comes from the coding sequence ATGATCCAGTTATCTAACATTGAAAAAGTCTACCGCACCAAGACCATAGAGACGGTAGCCCTCAACTGCGTGAACATGCACGTGGAACGCGGCGAGTTTGTATCCATCATGGGCCCCTCGGGTTGCGGAAAGTCCACCCTGCTCAACATCATGGGCCTGCTGGATGAGCCTTCTGCCGGCCAGGTAAGCATTGACGGCCTTCCCGTGAAAACGCATTCAGACAAGCAACTGGCCAAGCTCCGGAATGAGAAAATAGGCTTCGTCTTTCAGAGTTACCATCTCATTCATGACCTATCTGTGGTGGACAACGTGGAGTTGCCTCTGCTGTACCGCAATATTTCTGGCTCAGAGCGCCGCAAACGTGCGTTGGAAGCCTTGGAGAAAGTTGGATTGAGCACTCGTACTCGTCACTTTCCTAGCCAACTGTCAGGTGGTCAGCGCCAGCGTGTGGCCATTGCAAGAGCGCTAGCTGGTAACCCCGAGATTATCCTGGCAGATGAGCCTACTGGTAACCTGGACAGCGTGATGGGCGAGGAGATTATGGACATCCTGCTAAGACTCAACAAAGAAGAAGGCACCACTATTGTTATGGTGACGCATGATGAGCACATGGCCCACAAGACCAGCCGTCTCATCAGGTTCTTTGACGGCCAGCAGGTGGCAGATTCATTGGTATTGGAAGCCCAGATTTAA
- a CDS encoding M16 family metallopeptidase has protein sequence MKRLVLSALLLGAGLAAAAQSNKIAFTEYDLPNGLHVILHQDKTTPTVAVTMMYHVGSKNEDPRRTGFAHFFEHLMFEGSENVERGKYINMIQSAGGTVNANTSFDRTYYYQILPSNQLALGLWMEADRLKSAKIDQQGVETQRQVVKEEKKQRIDNQPYGSLLENTFATAYEVFPYRWTPIGSAQYIDQASLPEFMNFYKTYYVPNNATLTIAGDLDVNQTKAWVEQYFGSIPKSNIPIIRPSVTEPAQMEEGRRVIFDNIQLPAVIQAYHIPAQGTPDSYAINLLTTLLSGGQSSRLNKALVDNQQKAVQVASIPMPLEHPGLFINLAIANMGVDAQDLERALDVEIERVKTEAITDQEFQKLRNKIETDFINGISTLEGRTEKLASYHMLYKDTNLINTELDKLLAVTKEDIQRVANQYLTKENRVVLHYLPKER, from the coding sequence ATGAAACGCTTAGTACTAAGTGCCCTGTTGCTGGGTGCCGGCCTCGCCGCCGCCGCGCAGAGTAACAAGATTGCCTTCACAGAATATGACCTGCCCAACGGCCTGCACGTGATTCTGCACCAGGACAAAACCACGCCCACCGTGGCCGTGACCATGATGTACCACGTGGGCTCCAAGAACGAAGATCCGCGCCGTACTGGCTTTGCGCATTTCTTTGAGCATTTGATGTTTGAAGGCTCTGAAAACGTGGAGCGGGGCAAGTACATTAACATGATTCAGAGCGCGGGCGGAACCGTAAATGCCAACACCTCCTTTGACCGCACCTACTACTACCAGATTCTGCCGTCCAACCAACTGGCCCTGGGCCTCTGGATGGAAGCCGACCGCCTCAAATCTGCCAAAATTGACCAGCAGGGTGTTGAGACCCAGCGCCAGGTAGTGAAAGAAGAAAAGAAACAGCGCATAGACAACCAGCCGTACGGCTCTTTGCTGGAAAACACTTTTGCCACCGCTTATGAAGTGTTTCCGTACCGCTGGACGCCCATTGGCTCCGCACAGTACATAGACCAGGCGTCTCTTCCGGAGTTCATGAACTTCTACAAGACCTACTATGTGCCCAACAACGCTACGTTGACCATTGCCGGCGATTTAGACGTGAACCAGACTAAGGCGTGGGTGGAGCAGTACTTCGGGAGCATTCCTAAAAGCAACATTCCCATCATCAGACCTAGCGTCACGGAGCCAGCCCAGATGGAAGAAGGCCGTCGCGTGATTTTTGACAATATTCAGTTGCCAGCGGTTATTCAGGCTTATCACATTCCGGCGCAGGGTACGCCAGATTCATACGCCATCAACCTGTTGACCACGCTGTTGTCAGGAGGGCAGAGCTCGCGGTTGAACAAAGCCTTGGTAGACAACCAGCAGAAAGCGGTGCAGGTGGCTTCTATCCCTATGCCCCTGGAGCACCCGGGCTTGTTCATCAACCTGGCCATTGCCAACATGGGCGTAGATGCCCAGGACCTGGAGCGGGCTTTGGACGTGGAGATTGAGCGCGTGAAAACCGAAGCCATCACCGATCAGGAATTCCAAAAGCTGCGCAACAAGATTGAGACAGATTTCATCAACGGTATTTCTACGCTGGAAGGCCGCACGGAGAAACTGGCTTCATACCACATGCTCTACAAAGACACCAACCTCATCAACACAGAGCTGGACAAGTTACTGGCCGTGACCAAAGAGGACATTCAGCGGGTGGCCAACCAGTACCTCACCAAAGAGAACCGCGTGGTGTTGCACTATCTTCCTAAGGAAAGATAA
- a CDS encoding TolC family protein, whose product MKKTLYYIVLGLVTLAPGAYAQQTVSSVGRQLTLQETIDLALSSSIAAKQAVTNKTSSYWQYRTFKSNYRPQLILKGTLPDFSRTNKAVEQPDGTTEYRAVSISNSDMALSVSQSIGLTGGEVFVTSLTQRFDDFNRGIRNYNSFPAIFGINQPLFGYNGLAWDKKIEPLRYQEAERQYVEDRETLATTATQRFFEVLLQQVNHEIASKNVTNNQALFKVAEEKYRLGRLSRNELLQLKLSLMNAQMAQAQAATELKTATMQFAAYVGLPQGEKVTVMAPQEVPELQVEEQAALDQARQNRKEHFQFQRKVLQAQQDVAAARGNGGFNANLYATYGLSKSARNITESFSSPENQQQVTVGFSLPIVDWGQQKGRVKTAQAKLQLTQYTVEQEQTAFEQSVLTQVNQIELLQERLKITAAADSIGQERYDITKATFLVGRISITDLNIALQEKDQARRAFISALQDFWVAYYRLRALTLYDFERGQPLLANE is encoded by the coding sequence ATGAAAAAGACTCTATATTATATAGTGTTGGGCTTAGTGACCCTGGCGCCTGGAGCCTACGCTCAGCAGACGGTTTCGTCGGTGGGCCGCCAACTCACGCTGCAAGAAACCATTGATCTGGCTTTGTCCTCTTCTATTGCGGCCAAACAGGCCGTGACCAACAAAACCAGCAGCTACTGGCAGTACCGCACGTTCAAGTCCAACTACCGTCCGCAGCTTATCTTAAAAGGTACGTTGCCAGACTTCAGTAGAACCAATAAGGCGGTAGAACAACCAGACGGGACCACAGAATACCGGGCGGTGTCCATCAGTAACTCAGACATGGCGTTGTCGGTGAGTCAGTCTATTGGGTTGACCGGGGGCGAAGTGTTTGTGACCTCCCTTACCCAGCGCTTCGATGACTTTAACCGCGGCATCAGAAACTATAATTCGTTCCCGGCCATCTTTGGCATCAACCAGCCGCTGTTTGGCTACAATGGCCTGGCCTGGGATAAAAAGATTGAGCCACTGCGCTACCAGGAGGCCGAGCGCCAGTATGTGGAAGACCGCGAGACACTGGCCACTACCGCCACCCAACGCTTCTTTGAGGTGTTGTTGCAACAGGTGAACCATGAGATTGCCTCCAAGAACGTGACCAACAACCAGGCGCTGTTCAAAGTGGCCGAAGAGAAATACAGATTAGGCAGACTGTCCCGCAATGAGTTGCTGCAACTGAAGCTGAGCCTCATGAACGCCCAAATGGCCCAGGCCCAGGCCGCCACTGAGCTGAAGACCGCCACCATGCAGTTTGCCGCTTATGTGGGTTTGCCTCAGGGAGAGAAAGTTACCGTAATGGCGCCGCAGGAAGTACCCGAACTGCAGGTAGAAGAACAAGCGGCGCTGGACCAGGCGCGCCAGAACCGCAAGGAGCACTTCCAGTTCCAGCGGAAGGTGTTGCAGGCCCAGCAGGACGTGGCGGCTGCTAGGGGCAACGGTGGCTTCAATGCCAATCTATACGCTACCTATGGCCTTTCTAAAAGCGCGCGCAACATTACAGAAAGCTTCAGCAGCCCAGAAAACCAACAGCAGGTAACAGTAGGGTTCAGTCTTCCTATTGTAGATTGGGGTCAGCAGAAAGGGAGAGTGAAAACGGCGCAGGCCAAACTGCAACTTACCCAATACACGGTAGAGCAGGAACAGACGGCCTTTGAACAGAGCGTCCTGACGCAGGTAAACCAGATAGAACTACTTCAGGAGCGCCTCAAAATCACCGCCGCCGCAGACTCTATTGGCCAGGAACGCTACGACATCACCAAGGCCACGTTTCTGGTGGGCCGCATCAGCATTACAGATTTGAACATTGCTTTGCAGGAAAAAGACCAGGCCCGCCGGGCTTTTATCTCGGCCCTGCAGGATTTCTGGGTAGCTTATTACCGCCTGCGGGCGCTTACTTTATATGACTTTGAACGCGGTCAGCCCTTGCTGGCCAATGAGTAA
- a CDS encoding tetratricopeptide repeat protein: protein MSPRILLSLLLLCTYFSGYGQTAQDFLAKGAAKVSQGLFDDAIVELDKAIALDSVNALAYYHRGNAKFDKHAFNAAKEDYRKALRLNPNIGSAYFNLGQIAFRGGFYLPAKEKFDQAILYKGSNANFYYMRGMANHELGLYTAAIADLDQALALEPDYYDALAQRGHTKAYLQDFDGALKDLEKAIAMNANLEFAFAYRGYVHLKLEEYTQALEDLDEALDINEDLAVAYLYRSHVRAALKDKRGAFQDMASSYDDGWEEDDPITW from the coding sequence ATGAGTCCCCGCATTTTACTTTCTCTTCTTCTGCTTTGCACCTACTTTTCTGGTTACGGCCAGACGGCGCAGGATTTTCTGGCCAAGGGGGCGGCCAAAGTGAGCCAGGGTCTTTTTGACGATGCCATTGTAGAGCTGGACAAGGCCATTGCCCTGGACTCTGTCAACGCACTGGCGTATTATCACCGCGGCAACGCCAAGTTTGACAAGCACGCCTTCAACGCCGCCAAGGAAGATTACAGAAAAGCCCTTCGCCTGAATCCTAACATTGGGTCTGCGTATTTTAACCTGGGTCAGATTGCGTTCAGGGGTGGGTTTTACCTGCCAGCCAAGGAGAAGTTTGACCAGGCCATTCTCTACAAGGGCAGCAACGCCAATTTTTACTACATGCGCGGCATGGCCAACCATGAACTGGGCCTGTACACGGCTGCCATTGCAGATTTAGACCAGGCCCTGGCCCTGGAACCAGACTACTATGACGCCCTGGCCCAGCGCGGCCATACCAAGGCCTATCTGCAAGATTTTGACGGCGCTCTTAAAGATCTGGAGAAAGCCATTGCCATGAACGCTAATCTGGAGTTTGCCTTTGCCTACCGCGGGTACGTGCACCTGAAACTTGAGGAATACACCCAAGCCCTGGAAGACCTGGACGAGGCCCTGGACATCAACGAGGACCTGGCCGTGGCCTATCTCTACCGAAGCCATGTGCGTGCCGCCCTGAAAGACAAGAGAGGCGCCTTTCAAGATATGGCCAGCTCCTATGATGACGGCTGGGAGGAGGATGACCCCATTACCTGGTAA
- a CDS encoding insulinase family protein, with protein MKKYISIFCLALSAAVVDVAQAQQKPPVAGPAPTIQLGAYESFVLSNGLKVYVVENHQLPKVAMSLVLDRDPLLEGDKVGLTSAAGYLMRSGTVSRPKDKLDEEVDFIGATLSTNASGFSASGLKKHLPKLMELAADVTQNPQFKQEELDKFKKQMLSNLAAGKNDPATLEQNLQQSLLFGKNHPYGGVMTEKTVENITLADVQKYHATYFRPNIGYLAIVGDVTVKQAKTLAKQYFGKWQKGTVPATAYPAPAALTGTRVAFIDRPNAVQSQISVTYAVDLKPSNPDVIAASLLNNILGGSFARLDANLREKHAYTYGSNSSLSADKLAGYFTAYASVRNAVTDSAFTQILWEMDRLRKEPVSAQELQKVQSMMTGSFARSLENPLTVAMFAINTARHGLPNDYYANYLKNVASVTPADIQRVAQKYLQPENAYLAVVGNAREVAGSLKRFNTSQPIAYYNAYGEKTEAPINSLPAGVTVESVLASYINAIGGQANVAKVKDLTLKRTMKVPGGELAVIQQQKGFDKMLLTTKYGPDELNRVTINGNQGAISSQGQVKELSAIEVQDQKLEGILFSVLNYNNLGVQLALNTMEKVEGRDAYKLELILPSGKKSFHYFDKETGLKVREVATEQTSVGTANQTTDLKDYREVNGIKYPHQIDLHIGGQVLSSTVTSIEINKNLKDDLFKVK; from the coding sequence ATGAAAAAATATATTTCTATTTTCTGTTTAGCGCTTTCTGCCGCGGTGGTAGACGTAGCGCAGGCACAACAAAAACCTCCCGTGGCAGGCCCCGCGCCTACCATTCAGCTGGGCGCGTATGAGTCGTTTGTCTTGTCCAATGGCTTGAAAGTATACGTGGTAGAAAACCACCAACTGCCTAAAGTGGCCATGAGCTTGGTCTTGGACCGTGACCCTTTGCTGGAAGGCGATAAAGTAGGCCTGACTTCGGCGGCGGGCTACTTGATGCGCAGCGGGACCGTCTCTCGCCCCAAAGACAAACTGGACGAAGAAGTGGATTTCATAGGTGCTACTCTCAGCACCAATGCGTCTGGCTTTTCTGCGAGTGGCTTGAAAAAACACTTGCCTAAATTGATGGAGCTGGCCGCAGACGTGACCCAGAATCCGCAGTTCAAGCAAGAGGAGCTGGACAAGTTCAAAAAGCAGATGCTCTCTAACCTGGCCGCCGGTAAAAACGACCCGGCTACCCTGGAGCAGAACCTGCAGCAGTCATTGCTGTTCGGGAAAAACCATCCGTACGGCGGCGTCATGACCGAGAAGACCGTGGAGAACATCACCCTAGCCGATGTGCAGAAGTACCATGCCACGTATTTCCGGCCCAACATTGGCTACCTGGCCATTGTAGGCGACGTGACCGTGAAACAGGCCAAGACGCTGGCTAAACAGTACTTCGGGAAGTGGCAGAAAGGAACGGTTCCTGCCACGGCGTACCCAGCACCAGCTGCCTTGACGGGTACCAGGGTGGCGTTCATTGACCGTCCTAACGCAGTACAGTCGCAGATTTCTGTCACCTATGCCGTAGACCTGAAGCCCAGCAACCCGGATGTGATAGCGGCTTCTTTGCTGAACAACATCTTGGGCGGCTCTTTTGCCCGCCTGGATGCCAACCTACGCGAGAAGCACGCCTATACTTATGGCTCTAACTCGTCGTTGTCTGCTGATAAGTTGGCTGGTTATTTTACAGCCTATGCCAGCGTAAGAAACGCCGTGACAGACAGTGCATTCACGCAGATTCTGTGGGAGATGGACCGTTTGCGCAAAGAACCAGTAAGCGCCCAAGAGCTGCAGAAAGTGCAGAGCATGATGACCGGCTCGTTTGCGCGTTCACTGGAGAATCCTTTGACGGTGGCCATGTTCGCGATCAACACCGCCCGTCACGGCCTGCCCAACGACTACTATGCCAACTACCTCAAGAATGTGGCATCCGTTACTCCGGCAGACATTCAGCGGGTGGCTCAAAAGTACCTGCAACCAGAGAATGCGTACCTGGCCGTAGTGGGCAACGCTCGTGAAGTAGCCGGTTCTCTCAAGCGCTTCAACACCAGCCAGCCCATTGCCTATTACAACGCCTACGGCGAGAAGACCGAGGCGCCCATCAACTCACTTCCGGCGGGCGTGACCGTGGAGAGCGTGCTGGCTTCTTACATCAACGCCATTGGCGGGCAAGCCAACGTGGCCAAGGTGAAAGACCTTACCCTCAAGCGCACCATGAAAGTGCCGGGCGGTGAACTGGCCGTAATCCAGCAGCAGAAAGGTTTTGATAAAATGCTCCTGACTACCAAATACGGGCCAGACGAACTCAACCGCGTCACCATTAATGGTAATCAGGGAGCCATCAGCTCACAGGGCCAGGTGAAAGAGCTGAGCGCCATAGAAGTGCAGGACCAAAAATTGGAAGGCATTCTCTTCAGCGTACTCAATTACAACAACCTGGGCGTACAACTGGCTTTGAACACCATGGAGAAAGTAGAAGGCCGCGATGCCTACAAGTTGGAACTGATCCTGCCCAGCGGCAAAAAATCTTTCCACTACTTTGATAAAGAGACCGGCTTGAAAGTACGCGAAGTAGCCACAGAGCAAACCTCGGTAGGCACCGCCAACCAAACCACCGACCTCAAAGACTATCGCGAAGTAAACGGCATCAAGTACCCGCACCAGATTGACCTGCACATTGGCGGTCAGGTATTGTCTTCTACCGTCACCAGCATTGAAATCAACAAAAACCTGAAAGACGATTTGTTCAAAGTGAAGTAA
- a CDS encoding efflux RND transporter periplasmic adaptor subunit: protein MDRELPQTVVQQARRRQIWLIGGVMVIVLLAVVGFRMLLETRVAKSDLRFATVEVGAVEASLTATGTVVPENEEVITSPIQAKIERVLHTPGDQVTAGESLLQLDKQLAQTSFEKLRDEQQLKQNKTAQVENDLRKNVNQLRSRYAVQEVRVKSLQAALADEQYLLSIGGGTKENVKKAELDLKVASLELTQLQRQIKDEQEAARIGMKDVGFELEMKRRDIGQLQRQLDQADVKASRKGVVTWVNEEIGATINAGEPLARVADLSSFKIKATISDTYAEQLKVDGPVTVRINNTDLRGEIANIQPKVENGIITFYVRLQEKNHQALRSNLRVEVFVLTDFRPNVLRVKNGPFYTGAKEQAVFVVQGDKAIRRTLKTGASNFDFVELQGDIAAGEQIILSNTKEYAHLEELHLTNN from the coding sequence ATGGATAGAGAATTACCCCAAACCGTTGTTCAGCAAGCCAGGCGCCGCCAAATCTGGCTCATTGGTGGAGTGATGGTCATTGTGCTACTGGCCGTGGTGGGTTTCCGGATGCTGTTGGAGACCAGAGTGGCCAAGTCTGACCTTCGGTTTGCCACGGTGGAGGTGGGCGCCGTGGAAGCATCATTGACTGCAACCGGTACTGTGGTGCCTGAGAACGAAGAAGTCATCACCAGCCCCATCCAAGCCAAGATTGAGCGCGTCTTGCATACCCCCGGCGACCAGGTTACCGCTGGCGAGTCCCTGTTACAATTAGACAAGCAACTGGCCCAAACTTCCTTTGAAAAACTCAGAGACGAGCAGCAGCTTAAGCAAAACAAAACCGCCCAGGTAGAAAATGACCTCCGCAAAAACGTGAACCAGCTCCGTTCGCGCTATGCTGTGCAGGAAGTGCGCGTGAAAAGCCTGCAGGCCGCGCTTGCAGATGAACAATATCTACTTTCTATTGGCGGCGGTACCAAGGAGAACGTCAAAAAAGCCGAGCTTGATTTGAAAGTAGCCTCATTGGAACTGACCCAACTGCAACGCCAAATCAAAGATGAGCAGGAGGCCGCCCGCATCGGCATGAAAGACGTGGGTTTTGAGCTGGAGATGAAACGTCGAGACATTGGCCAACTACAGCGCCAGCTAGACCAAGCAGATGTGAAGGCTTCCCGCAAAGGCGTGGTGACCTGGGTGAATGAAGAGATTGGCGCCACCATAAACGCCGGCGAACCACTTGCCCGCGTAGCCGACCTCAGCAGCTTTAAAATAAAAGCCACCATCTCAGATACCTATGCTGAGCAGTTGAAAGTGGACGGACCTGTAACCGTGCGCATCAACAACACAGATTTGCGCGGCGAGATTGCCAACATTCAGCCCAAGGTAGAGAACGGCATCATCACCTTTTATGTGCGCCTGCAAGAGAAAAACCACCAGGCCTTGCGCTCTAACCTGCGGGTAGAAGTGTTTGTGCTCACAGATTTTAGGCCCAATGTGCTGCGGGTGAAGAACGGCCCTTTCTATACAGGCGCCAAAGAGCAGGCCGTGTTTGTAGTGCAGGGAGATAAAGCCATTAGGCGCACGCTCAAAACCGGGGCTAGCAACTTTGACTTCGTGGAACTGCAAGGAGACATTGCCGCCGGTGAGCAGATCATTCTCTCTAACACCAAGGAGTACGCGCACTTAGAGGAACTTCACCTCACCAATAATTAG